A window of the Pedobacter frigiditerrae genome harbors these coding sequences:
- a CDS encoding ankyrin repeat domain-containing protein — protein MMNHSESGINLLKQLIEDGADLYQTNIYYGEEITALDLIAEKSAEVLAIVLESGQVDINRNDDQGNTLLHKVCAYNVNYDAEKAKETYKKVKLLIEYGADTTATNDQDQTALMLASDDNLKIKTVELLIKQSN, from the coding sequence ATGATGAACCATTCAGAGAGCGGAATTAATTTACTGAAGCAACTTATTGAAGATGGTGCAGACCTTTACCAAACCAATATTTATTATGGAGAAGAAATAACAGCATTAGATTTAATAGCAGAAAAATCTGCTGAGGTTTTAGCCATTGTTTTAGAAAGTGGGCAGGTTGACATTAATAGAAATGATGATCAAGGAAATACACTTTTACATAAGGTATGTGCTTATAACGTGAATTATGATGCAGAAAAAGCCAAAGAAACTTACAAAAAAGTAAAACTGCTTATAGAATATGGTGCCGATACCACTGCAACAAACGACCAAGATCAAACTGCATTGATGTTGGCTTCTGACGATAACCTGAAAATAAAAACTGTAGAACTTTTAATAAAACAATCTAATTAG
- a CDS encoding ankyrin repeat domain-containing protein, translating into MNEQNLEQLLNSGNFSAALTQLTAGEKLPKTIQDFNKAQILDNLFRAEQYTIINHFIKDKTIETDIYEFDKFDKSVFQSVVRHLKTDEQGLAFFREFISKFENLNDEVNSHTLLGYFLQQLASVELIEILIEAGCDVNFKNNAEENYIHQVVKNNQTKYSLDYEEQQQLQKAYIEILLKEGLEIDEENVVKKTPLICAIEFHKPFFLAFLLENGANPNHRDNTGNTAFFYAVEQISKVQKCTPLCVSLTCHNLISLIKIRLHFYLSM; encoded by the coding sequence ATGAACGAACAAAACTTAGAGCAACTCTTAAACAGTGGCAACTTTTCAGCTGCATTAACACAACTTACAGCTGGAGAAAAACTCCCAAAAACAATTCAGGATTTTAATAAGGCGCAAATCCTAGATAACTTATTTAGAGCAGAGCAATACACAATCATTAATCATTTTATTAAAGACAAAACCATAGAAACTGATATTTATGAGTTTGATAAATTTGATAAAAGTGTATTCCAAAGTGTGGTTAGGCATTTAAAAACTGATGAACAAGGGTTAGCATTTTTTAGGGAGTTTATATCAAAATTCGAAAATCTAAATGACGAAGTTAATTCGCATACTTTATTAGGTTATTTCTTACAACAACTTGCTTCTGTAGAACTGATTGAAATATTAATAGAAGCGGGTTGCGATGTAAATTTCAAAAACAATGCAGAGGAAAATTACATCCACCAGGTGGTGAAAAATAACCAAACTAAATACAGCCTTGATTATGAAGAACAGCAACAATTACAAAAGGCGTACATTGAAATTTTATTAAAAGAAGGTTTAGAAATTGACGAAGAAAACGTAGTAAAAAAAACGCCTTTAATCTGTGCAATAGAGTTTCACAAGCCTTTCTTTTTAGCTTTCCTTTTAGAGAATGGCGCCAATCCAAACCATCGTGACAATACTGGAAATACAGCATTCTTTTATGCGGTAGAGCAAATCAGCAAAGTGCAGAAATGTACACCATTATGCGTGAGTTTAACTTGCCACAATTTGATATCATTAATAAAAATCAGGTTACACTTTTATTTGAGTATGTAA
- a CDS encoding sorbosone dehydrogenase family protein codes for MKNQVLRLALISSTILLGSYSNSNSQTTPAAKVKTGVGKTYELPEADTKASKTNFSKVVAWPEGKTPIAPAGFVVTKFAEGMKSPRNIVIAPNGDVIVVLSNSQRTKVEQAANEISGKAKSEVQGKSVNTIMLFRDADKDGKPEVVSTFLTGLNQPYGAAFIGNSFYVANTDGVWMYPYKTGDTEITAAGKKILELPAGGYNNHWTRNLIVKPDQSKIYVTVGSGSNVAERGLPNEIRRANILEFNPDGTGEKIYGSGLRNPVGMAWAPGTNALWTAVNERDGLGDDLVPDYITSVKEGAFYGWPFSYFGQNEDPRLKGQNPELVAKALVPDIPVGAHTASLGLAFYTAKKFPSKYQGGVFIGQHGSWNRSQFVGYKVAFIPFKNGKPTGQLEDFLTGFVKDEKEVYGKPVGVAVAQDGALLVADDVSGIIWRVAAK; via the coding sequence ATGAAAAATCAAGTCCTGCGTTTAGCTTTAATATCAAGCACTATCTTATTGGGTAGCTATAGTAATTCAAACAGTCAAACTACACCAGCTGCAAAAGTAAAAACAGGCGTAGGCAAAACTTATGAATTACCTGAAGCAGATACAAAAGCTAGTAAAACAAATTTCAGTAAAGTTGTGGCTTGGCCTGAAGGCAAAACGCCAATAGCTCCTGCTGGATTTGTGGTTACAAAATTTGCAGAAGGAATGAAAAGTCCTCGAAATATTGTAATTGCACCTAACGGAGATGTTATTGTAGTACTTTCTAATTCGCAAAGAACTAAGGTGGAGCAAGCTGCCAATGAGATAAGTGGCAAGGCGAAATCTGAAGTTCAAGGAAAAAGTGTAAATACAATAATGTTATTCAGAGATGCTGATAAAGATGGGAAACCTGAGGTAGTCTCTACTTTTTTAACAGGGTTAAATCAGCCTTATGGCGCAGCTTTTATTGGTAATTCATTTTATGTGGCCAATACAGATGGTGTTTGGATGTATCCTTACAAAACAGGAGATACGGAAATTACAGCTGCTGGAAAAAAGATTTTAGAATTGCCAGCAGGCGGTTATAATAACCATTGGACAAGAAACTTAATTGTAAAACCAGACCAATCCAAAATTTATGTAACTGTTGGTTCTGGAAGTAATGTAGCAGAACGTGGTTTACCAAATGAGATTAGAAGAGCAAATATTTTAGAGTTTAATCCAGATGGTACTGGAGAAAAAATATATGGAAGCGGTTTACGCAACCCTGTTGGAATGGCTTGGGCACCAGGAACCAATGCATTATGGACTGCGGTAAATGAGCGTGACGGATTAGGTGACGATTTAGTGCCAGATTACATTACTAGTGTTAAAGAAGGTGCTTTTTACGGCTGGCCATTTTCTTATTTTGGGCAGAATGAAGACCCTCGTTTGAAAGGTCAAAACCCTGAGTTAGTAGCAAAAGCACTTGTGCCAGATATTCCTGTTGGGGCACACACAGCTTCTTTAGGTTTAGCTTTTTACACTGCTAAAAAATTTCCATCTAAATATCAGGGAGGTGTTTTTATTGGTCAGCATGGGTCATGGAACCGCTCGCAGTTTGTTGGCTATAAAGTAGCCTTTATTCCGTTTAAAAACGGGAAACCTACTGGACAATTAGAAGATTTTTTGACTGGTTTTGTTAAGGATGAAAAAGAAGTTTACGGCAAACCTGTGGGTGTAGCAGTTGCACAAGATGGGGCTTTGTTGGTAGCCGATGATGTAAGTGGCATTATTTGGAGAGTGGCGGCAAAATAG
- a CDS encoding ankyrin repeat domain-containing protein → MSFIIACESGKRKIAELLLANKEVEIGYTDEKGRTALHYAAHRGYLDLVQLLISEGATLDYEDHAGETPFYFACLQKQKQTALYLLEKGAKVSINDLKGNSLLHLCAQNGQIEVLEKLLEKGMDVNIENNEAETPLLIAASSRNKEVLQKLLEYGANINAANKQGDSALLFAVKSKNTAMVEVIIERGGNINHTNHLGESALLIACQDANRMLTKILIDRGADVFVSSKNGLSPIWYACANNQKEIVELFLSNGVDVDYAKPLANNTDSMYSYLEWVETANNISISASFSLNSTYEYGGESMLHVAAKSGHISMLKLLLEKGANINIQDESGNSVLHYAAANGKKDVVKFLLEKSADPNIVNVKEQKAIDYANIKGFNEITELLLKFGPANATDATLKTSSVETNLAPMKNGISAKKQALMDLKELLDAGILSQEEFDTEKTKILKG, encoded by the coding sequence ATGTCATTTATAATTGCCTGCGAAAGTGGCAAACGAAAAATAGCCGAGCTTTTATTGGCTAATAAAGAAGTTGAAATTGGTTATACAGATGAAAAAGGCAGAACAGCTCTGCATTATGCCGCACATCGTGGATATTTGGACTTGGTACAGTTATTAATTAGTGAGGGGGCAACATTAGACTATGAAGACCATGCAGGTGAAACACCTTTCTATTTTGCCTGCCTTCAAAAGCAAAAACAAACTGCTTTATACTTATTAGAAAAAGGAGCAAAAGTTAGCATTAACGATTTGAAGGGAAATAGTTTATTGCATTTGTGTGCGCAAAACGGTCAAATAGAAGTGCTTGAAAAATTGTTAGAGAAAGGAATGGATGTAAATATTGAAAATAATGAAGCAGAAACTCCATTATTAATTGCAGCCAGCTCTAGAAATAAGGAAGTTTTGCAAAAACTACTTGAATACGGCGCCAATATTAATGCGGCAAATAAACAAGGAGATTCTGCATTGCTTTTTGCTGTAAAATCAAAAAATACAGCAATGGTGGAGGTAATTATAGAAAGGGGCGGAAACATTAACCATACTAATCATTTAGGAGAGTCAGCTTTACTTATTGCTTGTCAGGATGCGAATAGGATGTTAACCAAAATCTTAATTGATAGAGGTGCTGATGTTTTTGTGTCTTCTAAAAATGGCCTATCTCCTATTTGGTATGCCTGTGCAAATAATCAGAAAGAAATTGTAGAGTTATTTTTATCCAACGGAGTGGATGTGGATTATGCCAAACCATTAGCTAACAATACTGATTCTATGTACTCATACCTAGAATGGGTAGAAACGGCAAATAATATTTCAATTTCCGCAAGTTTTTCTTTAAATAGTACCTATGAATATGGAGGCGAAAGTATGTTACACGTAGCTGCCAAAAGTGGTCACATCAGCATGCTTAAACTACTTTTGGAAAAAGGTGCGAATATTAATATCCAAGATGAAAGCGGCAACTCGGTTTTACATTATGCAGCTGCAAATGGCAAAAAAGATGTAGTTAAATTTTTATTAGAAAAATCTGCAGACCCAAACATTGTTAATGTAAAAGAGCAAAAAGCAATTGATTATGCCAATATTAAGGGTTTTAATGAAATTACTGAGTTACTATTAAAGTTTGGCCCTGCAAATGCGACCGATGCAACATTAAAAACGTCATCTGTGGAAACAAATCTAGCACCTATGAAGAATGGCATCAGTGCTAAAAAACAAGCCTTAATGGATTTAAAAGAATTGCTGGATGCTGGCATACTTTCACAAGAGGAATTTGATACAGAGAAAACCAAAATATTGAAAGGATAA
- a CDS encoding GNAT family N-acetyltransferase → MISSQNLILKPLSHDQLIKYIANDDSLEAELKLNPTRKIITPELREALAETILPNVLDTGKNHLFSTLWTIILKTESRMVGDICFVGEPAEDGEIEIGYGTYEDFRGKGYMTEAVACIIEWAKRQDNVKSIFAQTAKDNPASWHILERNHFEKVNEDGNLLSWRLRFD, encoded by the coding sequence ATGATCTCTAGCCAAAACCTTATTCTAAAACCTCTTTCTCACGACCAATTAATCAAATACATTGCAAATGATGATTCTTTGGAAGCGGAATTGAAATTAAATCCGACAAGGAAAATAATCACACCAGAATTAAGAGAAGCACTAGCAGAAACCATTTTGCCTAATGTTTTAGATACTGGCAAAAACCATCTTTTTTCTACCTTGTGGACAATCATTTTAAAAACTGAAAGCAGAATGGTTGGTGATATTTGTTTCGTTGGAGAGCCTGCAGAAGATGGAGAAATAGAAATTGGTTATGGAACTTATGAAGATTTTAGAGGAAAGGGCTATATGACTGAAGCTGTTGCCTGTATCATTGAATGGGCAAAAAGGCAAGATAACGTGAAATCTATTTTCGCCCAAACAGCAAAGGACAATCCAGCTTCTTGGCATATTTTAGAAAGAAATCATTTCGAAAAAGTAAATGAGGATGGGAATTTATTGAGTTGGAGATTGAGGTTTGATTAA
- a CDS encoding TonB-dependent receptor: MKQTQTAFLILISISVKAQTDTVKKLNEVTVKGYYNTQPLLRSIASVSSLESNQIKNQSNSALVGLVNTAPGVRMEERSPGSYRLSLRGSLLRSPFGIRNVKIYIDDFPLTDAGGNTYLNSLDVAAVGSLEIYKGPEASIFGANTGGAVLINSSLKKANDLNLSTTAGSYGLFHQTASLNQVTKNYNFNFTGGYQQSDGYRENSELKRRYIQTSHLWDYSLKGKLKAFVFYSDLDYQTPGGLTAAQLTANPKAARPATPTLPSAITQKAAIYNKTFFAGLSNNYSFNQHFKHVIALFTSNTDFKNPFITNYEKRKESTIGLRTFLEYSTIVKNIKYNIQGGLESSRTKTDIHNYGNAQGVATNLTASDDLKAHQDFGFLRINLDIKQKLLIEMGSSLNFFGYDYQSYVPIAVAEKQRSFKTRLMPKLAASYLIDSNLTFRGSVSKGYSPPTLAEVRSSDNIINNGLQAEAGWNYETGLRYQTKSKRFFADGSVFYFNLKDAIVRRLNTNDVEYFINAGGTKQFGAEFQMSFWVIKANPTQFLNGLLVRNSFTYSHFKFDDFKNAGLDYSGNKLTGVPKHTIVTSLELNFKKGIYLFAQHNYTSTIPLNDANTVFAKKYHLADLKTGIRNLNIGKTVLDISFGINNLFNQDYSLGNDLNAANNRYFNPAMKRNYYASVGISL; this comes from the coding sequence TTGAAACAAACACAAACTGCGTTTTTAATTCTAATATCAATCAGCGTTAAGGCGCAAACTGATACCGTAAAAAAGTTAAATGAAGTTACGGTTAAAGGCTATTATAATACGCAACCTTTATTGAGGTCAATTGCTTCGGTTAGTAGTTTGGAAAGCAATCAAATCAAAAACCAATCAAACAGTGCTTTAGTAGGTTTGGTAAATACTGCACCGGGTGTTAGAATGGAAGAACGCTCACCAGGTAGTTATCGTTTATCTTTACGTGGCAGTTTATTGCGTTCACCTTTCGGGATAAGAAATGTAAAAATTTACATTGACGATTTTCCCTTAACGGATGCTGGTGGTAATACCTACCTTAATTCTTTAGACGTTGCGGCTGTAGGAAGTTTAGAAATTTATAAAGGACCTGAAGCTAGTATTTTCGGTGCAAATACAGGTGGTGCAGTTTTAATTAATTCATCCTTAAAAAAAGCGAATGATTTAAATTTATCAACAACTGCTGGATCTTATGGTTTATTCCATCAAACCGCAAGTTTAAATCAGGTCACCAAAAATTACAATTTTAATTTTACAGGAGGTTACCAACAAAGTGATGGTTATAGAGAAAATAGTGAATTAAAAAGAAGATATATCCAAACTTCACACCTGTGGGATTATAGTCTAAAAGGTAAGTTAAAAGCTTTTGTTTTTTACAGTGATTTAGATTATCAAACTCCAGGGGGATTAACCGCAGCACAATTAACTGCAAACCCAAAAGCCGCCCGACCAGCTACGCCAACTTTGCCTAGCGCCATCACCCAAAAAGCAGCTATTTATAACAAAACCTTTTTTGCTGGCCTGTCTAACAATTATAGTTTTAATCAGCACTTTAAACACGTTATTGCGTTATTCACTTCAAATACAGACTTCAAAAACCCTTTCATCACCAATTACGAGAAGAGAAAAGAAAGTACGATTGGCTTAAGAACATTTTTAGAATACTCGACAATCGTTAAAAATATTAAATACAATATTCAAGGTGGTTTAGAAAGTTCGAGGACTAAAACCGACATTCACAATTATGGCAATGCACAGGGTGTTGCTACGAATTTAACAGCTTCAGATGATTTAAAAGCACATCAAGATTTTGGCTTTTTAAGGATAAACCTTGACATTAAGCAAAAGTTATTGATTGAAATGGGTTCAAGTTTAAATTTCTTCGGCTACGATTATCAAAGTTATGTCCCTATTGCTGTTGCTGAAAAACAAAGAAGTTTTAAAACAAGGTTGATGCCGAAGCTTGCAGCATCTTATTTGATTGATTCGAACCTAACTTTTAGAGGATCTGTAAGTAAGGGTTACTCGCCTCCTACCTTAGCCGAAGTTCGTTCATCAGACAATATCATCAATAATGGTTTACAAGCAGAAGCTGGATGGAATTATGAAACTGGTTTACGTTATCAGACTAAAAGCAAGCGCTTTTTTGCTGATGGAAGCGTATTTTATTTCAATTTAAAAGATGCCATTGTAAGAAGGTTAAACACTAACGATGTTGAATATTTCATCAACGCAGGTGGCACAAAACAATTTGGCGCAGAGTTTCAAATGAGTTTTTGGGTAATTAAAGCCAATCCAACTCAATTTTTAAATGGATTACTAGTTAGAAATAGCTTTACTTATAGTCACTTTAAATTTGATGATTTTAAAAATGCTGGACTAGATTACTCTGGCAATAAATTAACTGGTGTGCCAAAACATACAATTGTAACTAGCTTGGAGCTGAACTTTAAAAAAGGAATTTATTTGTTTGCACAACACAATTATACATCAACTATTCCTTTAAATGATGCTAATACGGTTTTTGCCAAGAAGTATCATCTGGCAGATCTAAAAACAGGAATAAGAAATTTGAACATCGGTAAAACTGTTTTGGATATCTCGTTTGGAATTAACAATCTATTTAATCAGGATTATAGTTTGGGTAACGATTTAAACGCGGCGAATAATCGGTATTTTAATCCTGCTATGAAAAGGAATTATTATGCGAGTGTAGGAATTTCATTATAA
- a CDS encoding YcxB family protein, with protein MTLLLGVGFITISILDFFGIYDIIEGYPSYQPVLGLVIVFLMPLAIYFSAKKNFKNYQVLNGSNEYQFDNDNLRIIGSNFNSEIKLNSLYKVEELNGWFIIHLAKGSTNLISKKALNEYEIVALCEIFKKLKNVKIKLEN; from the coding sequence TTGACATTACTTCTTGGCGTTGGATTTATTACTATTTCTATTTTAGATTTTTTTGGAATTTATGACATTATAGAAGGTTACCCATCATATCAGCCTGTGTTAGGTTTAGTTATTGTTTTTTTAATGCCCTTGGCCATATATTTTTCAGCTAAAAAGAATTTCAAGAATTATCAAGTTTTAAATGGTTCAAATGAATATCAGTTTGACAATGATAATCTAAGGATAATTGGTTCTAATTTTAATTCTGAAATCAAGTTAAACTCACTTTATAAAGTGGAAGAACTTAATGGTTGGTTCATTATACATTTGGCAAAAGGTTCTACTAATTTAATCTCCAAAAAAGCATTAAATGAATATGAGATTGTAGCACTTTGTGAAATATTTAAAAAATTGAAGAATGTTAAGATTAAATTAGAAAATTAA